From a single Candidatus Defluviilinea gracilis genomic region:
- a CDS encoding response regulator, translating to MVAWKTDTNTIPLHTVLIVSDQQNSVAAWDALFSQRNCIVLSESSPRYAIQAARLVAPSLVLVDIQLTRDERVELLGELRKASRGPIIVLVSANTAQLAIEANESAADEYLLKPVNPAVLVVKAMAWLAQAR from the coding sequence ATGGTAGCCTGGAAAACCGACACAAATACAATTCCTCTCCACACCGTATTGATCGTTTCCGATCAGCAGAATTCAGTCGCGGCGTGGGATGCCCTCTTCAGCCAGCGGAATTGTATTGTGCTCAGCGAATCAAGCCCGCGATATGCGATTCAAGCCGCCCGTCTGGTTGCCCCGTCTCTTGTGTTGGTGGATATCCAACTTACGCGGGACGAGCGAGTCGAACTCCTTGGAGAGTTGCGCAAAGCCAGCCGCGGTCCTATTATCGTGCTTGTTTCGGCAAACACCGCCCAATTGGCGATCGAAGCCAACGAGTCGGCGGCAGATGAGTACCTGCTCAAACCGGTCAACCCGGCCGTGCTGGTTGTCAAAGCCATGGCATGGCTTGCTCAAGCCCGTTAG
- a CDS encoding immune inhibitor A, with the protein MKAKWFHVTMIAALLVIAVVPIASAAPPVPADPMLGSDVDNAPHPLGERQYAATLRGLEAKFHGKAGDGSIYLDGGEHVYPFYRDRYVELEREGEDTIWTLLGQFGTQIHSSYGDVAGPLHNEIPEPDRAVDNTTIWTADFSQSMYNKMLFDTTPGANSMRNFYIEQSSGRYAVNGTVEDWVTVPYNEARYGANYCGSIVCATTWLFIRDSASTWYNNQIAAGKTPAEIDAYLSQFDVWDRYDYDGDANFNEPDGYIDHFQAVHAGEGEETGGGAQGTNAIWSHRWYAYYTLQGSAGPAFNKLGGLQVGGSSYWIGDYTVEPENGGVGVFAHEFAHDLGLPDLYDTSGNTGGAENSTGFWTLMSSGSYGASGKAADGIGTKPIHMSAYEKLYLGWSNAAVVNYDETAFLKMGPAEFNSADPQQLLVLLPDKEVESFIGDPFAGSYYYFSGAGNDLDNSMTRDVTLPAGAVSLSAKVNYDIETEWDYAYLTVNGTNVATNLSTNDDPNGQNFGEGITGASGGWVDLTADLSAYAGQTVTLGFRYWTDSAVATTGFSVDEISVTGLPVDGGETDPGWTYSGFSLTNGTVTQSYANYYIAEYRKYIGYDKSLKTGPYNFGFLNDPNKGNWVEHYPYQDGLLIWYLDYSFADNNVGDYCSAGTCGGFYLPVDAHSNMMLRPDGTAWRPRVQAFDSTFGVNRVDRICLNVNSVKKCYGGYPGNSRFDDTLGYWEAPDSSIGNNGWSSVPLPGVGVTITVVSEWNGWAYVLVAPK; encoded by the coding sequence ATGAAAGCAAAGTGGTTTCATGTAACAATGATTGCGGCGCTTTTAGTGATCGCAGTCGTCCCTATCGCAAGCGCGGCGCCTCCCGTTCCAGCCGACCCGATGCTCGGCTCGGATGTCGATAATGCGCCGCATCCGCTTGGTGAACGGCAATACGCCGCCACATTGAGGGGCTTGGAAGCGAAGTTCCATGGTAAGGCGGGGGATGGTAGTATTTATTTGGATGGGGGCGAACACGTCTACCCATTCTATAGAGACCGCTATGTCGAGTTGGAGCGTGAAGGTGAAGATACGATCTGGACCCTGCTGGGTCAGTTCGGCACTCAGATCCACTCCTCCTACGGCGATGTAGCCGGACCTCTTCACAATGAAATTCCCGAGCCCGATCGCGCGGTGGATAACACCACGATCTGGACAGCCGATTTCAGCCAAAGCATGTACAACAAAATGCTTTTTGATACCACCCCAGGCGCCAACTCGATGCGCAATTTCTACATCGAGCAGTCGTCCGGCCGGTATGCGGTTAACGGCACCGTGGAAGATTGGGTCACCGTGCCTTATAACGAGGCTCGCTACGGCGCAAATTATTGCGGAAGCATTGTCTGCGCGACAACCTGGCTTTTCATTCGCGATTCCGCCTCAACCTGGTATAACAACCAGATTGCCGCTGGCAAAACCCCCGCCGAGATCGATGCCTACCTGAGTCAATTCGATGTCTGGGATCGCTATGATTACGATGGCGATGCCAACTTCAACGAACCTGATGGTTATATCGACCACTTCCAGGCTGTTCACGCTGGCGAGGGCGAGGAGACCGGTGGCGGCGCGCAAGGCACCAATGCCATTTGGAGCCACCGCTGGTATGCCTACTATACCCTCCAGGGAAGCGCAGGACCTGCGTTTAATAAATTGGGTGGTCTTCAAGTTGGCGGATCTAGTTACTGGATTGGGGATTACACGGTTGAACCTGAGAACGGTGGCGTAGGCGTATTTGCTCACGAGTTTGCGCACGACCTTGGACTTCCCGATCTCTACGATACATCCGGTAACACCGGCGGCGCTGAGAACTCCACGGGCTTCTGGACTCTTATGTCCAGTGGTTCCTATGGCGCTTCTGGCAAGGCGGCTGACGGTATCGGCACCAAACCGATTCACATGAGCGCATACGAAAAGCTGTACTTGGGCTGGTCGAATGCCGCGGTTGTAAACTACGACGAGACAGCCTTCTTGAAGATGGGTCCCGCTGAGTTTAACTCTGCCGACCCGCAACAGCTTCTCGTGCTTTTGCCCGACAAGGAAGTGGAAAGCTTCATCGGCGATCCCTTTGCCGGAAGTTACTACTATTTCTCCGGCGCTGGGAATGATCTCGACAATAGCATGACCCGCGATGTGACCTTGCCCGCCGGCGCTGTGTCTCTTTCTGCCAAAGTGAATTATGACATCGAGACGGAATGGGACTACGCGTACCTCACTGTCAATGGCACAAACGTAGCCACCAACCTTTCCACAAATGACGATCCGAATGGTCAGAACTTTGGTGAAGGCATCACCGGCGCATCCGGCGGATGGGTGGATCTGACCGCCGATCTTTCAGCGTATGCCGGCCAGACCGTGACCCTTGGATTCCGCTATTGGACTGACAGCGCTGTCGCAACGACCGGCTTCTCGGTGGATGAAATCAGTGTGACCGGTCTTCCTGTCGATGGCGGCGAGACCGATCCGGGTTGGACGTACAGCGGTTTCTCGCTCACAAACGGCACCGTAACGCAGTCCTACGCCAACTACTACATCGCTGAATACCGCAAGTATATTGGGTACGACAAGTCTCTGAAGACGGGTCCCTACAACTTCGGCTTCCTCAATGATCCGAATAAGGGAAATTGGGTTGAGCACTATCCGTATCAAGACGGCTTGTTGATCTGGTATCTCGACTACTCCTTCGCGGATAACAACGTCGGCGACTATTGCTCTGCCGGCACATGCGGCGGCTTCTACCTGCCGGTCGACGCGCATTCCAATATGATGCTGCGCCCCGATGGAACGGCATGGCGCCCGCGCGTTCAGGCATTCGACTCGACATTCGGCGTCAACCGTGTCGACCGGATTTGTTTGAACGTCAACTCCGTCAAGAAGTGCTATGGCGGCTACCCGGGTAATTCCCGCTTCGACGATACGTTGGGGTATTGGGAAGCTCCCGATTCCTCCATCGGCAACAACGGCTGGTCGAGCGTTCCGTTGCCTGGCGTTGGCGTTACCATCACGGTCGTCAGTGAATGGAACGGCTGGGCATACGTGCTCGTCGCGCCAAAGTAA
- a CDS encoding GNAT family N-acetyltransferase: MNDLFRGQLVRLTSEDPESRSKIQANWQRDSEFHRLADADPAEMYSARKVKEWVEKAAENGFKPERYYFSIRALEDDKLIGFFVLWCDLIHREVWVGIGIGEREYWGRGFGTEAMKLAVRYAFMELGAQRVSLGLMDYNPRALKAYEKAGFRLEGRTRRDVQREGTRHDSLWMGILRDEWLAMQKADE, encoded by the coding sequence ATGAACGATCTATTTCGCGGGCAACTTGTCCGCTTAACGTCGGAAGACCCCGAGTCGCGTTCGAAGATTCAGGCGAATTGGCAGCGCGATTCGGAATTCCACCGGTTGGCAGATGCCGACCCGGCTGAGATGTATTCGGCGCGCAAAGTAAAAGAGTGGGTCGAGAAAGCCGCTGAGAATGGCTTCAAACCTGAGCGGTACTATTTTTCGATCCGCGCATTGGAAGACGATAAGCTGATCGGGTTTTTCGTTTTATGGTGCGACCTGATCCACCGCGAAGTGTGGGTTGGTATCGGCATCGGCGAGCGCGAGTATTGGGGCAGGGGTTTCGGCACAGAGGCGATGAAACTGGCTGTGCGTTATGCGTTCATGGAATTGGGAGCGCAGCGCGTCTCGCTCGGCTTGATGGACTATAACCCGCGCGCGTTGAAGGCTTATGAGAAAGCCGGGTTCCGGCTCGAAGGGCGCACGCGCCGGGACGTTCAGCGCGAAGGGACGCGTCACGATTCGTTGTGGATGGGCATCCTGCGCGACGAATGGCTGGCGATGCAAAAGGCGGACGAATGA
- a CDS encoding quinate 5-dehydrogenase, whose amino-acid sequence MKRAVSISLGSATRNKTVEISLLGETVRIERIGTDGNEDKARQMFRDMDGTVDAFGVGGIDLGVHTPWKFYPLHGALKLVRDVKRTPYVDGSGVKDTLEARVMQWLEKKVGDEIQPKTAFLVAGITRYGMTESFINAGYQCVFGDLMFGLDIPLAIHTMSALKTTAKLLMPVVGRMPLSMLYPTGEKQEKVTPKYETYYQGNTVTGGDFLYVKQHMPEDMRGKIIVTNTTTPADVEFLKKRGVKYLVTTTLNIEGRSFGANMLEAALIAVAGKGRVLTNDELNALIDQLGLEPQLQKLN is encoded by the coding sequence ATGAAGCGCGCCGTCAGTATCAGCCTGGGTTCAGCCACCCGTAACAAAACCGTCGAGATTAGCCTGCTGGGCGAAACCGTTCGTATCGAACGCATCGGCACAGATGGCAACGAAGACAAAGCGCGTCAAATGTTCCGCGACATGGACGGTACTGTGGACGCGTTCGGCGTGGGCGGCATCGACCTCGGCGTGCACACCCCCTGGAAGTTTTATCCCCTCCACGGCGCGCTCAAACTCGTGCGGGATGTGAAACGCACGCCCTACGTGGATGGAAGCGGGGTGAAAGACACTCTCGAAGCGCGCGTCATGCAATGGCTCGAAAAGAAGGTCGGCGACGAGATCCAACCCAAAACGGCTTTCCTCGTGGCTGGCATCACCCGCTATGGCATGACCGAATCATTCATCAACGCCGGCTACCAATGCGTTTTCGGCGACCTGATGTTCGGCCTGGATATTCCCCTCGCCATTCACACCATGAGCGCGCTCAAAACCACCGCAAAACTACTCATGCCGGTCGTCGGGCGCATGCCCCTCAGTATGCTCTACCCAACCGGCGAAAAACAGGAAAAGGTCACGCCCAAATACGAAACCTATTACCAGGGCAACACCGTCACCGGCGGCGATTTTCTATACGTCAAACAACACATGCCGGAAGACATGCGCGGGAAGATCATCGTCACCAATACCACCACGCCCGCCGATGTGGAATTCCTCAAAAAACGCGGCGTGAAATATCTCGTCACCACCACGCTCAATATCGAAGGGCGCTCCTTTGGCGCCAACATGCTCGAAGCGGCGCTCATTGCTGTGGCGGGCAAAGGGCGCGTCTTGACGAACGACGAATTGAACGCCCTCATCGACCAGCTAGGCTTGGAACCGCAGTTACAAAAATTGAACTAA
- a CDS encoding GNAT family N-acetyltransferase, protein MNDLIVGKLVRLAAYDPEEMGKAFSRWTRDSEYWRLMDTGPARMPSATGVTKHIEKDMDELDASIYFFGVRRLQDDALIGEMILHVVNWAGGDAFVGLTIGERENWGKGYGTEMMRLLLQYAFLEVNLRRVTLAVFEYNPRAIRSYEKAGFRHEGRMRKFLNKEGRRWDMLFMGVLREEWLAEQ, encoded by the coding sequence ATGAACGATCTTATCGTTGGCAAGTTGGTGCGTCTCGCGGCATACGACCCTGAAGAGATGGGCAAAGCCTTCTCACGATGGACGCGCGATTCGGAATATTGGCGGTTGATGGATACCGGTCCCGCGCGGATGCCCTCTGCAACCGGTGTGACAAAGCACATTGAGAAAGACATGGATGAACTCGACGCGAGCATCTATTTCTTCGGCGTGCGGCGTTTGCAAGACGATGCCCTGATCGGCGAGATGATCCTGCATGTGGTCAACTGGGCGGGCGGAGATGCGTTCGTCGGCTTGACCATCGGCGAGCGCGAGAACTGGGGCAAGGGCTATGGCACCGAGATGATGCGACTGCTTTTGCAATATGCATTTCTCGAAGTCAACCTGCGCCGAGTGACGCTGGCGGTGTTCGAGTACAACCCGCGCGCGATCCGCTCCTATGAAAAAGCGGGCTTCCGCCACGAAGGACGAATGCGGAAATTTCTGAACAAGGAAGGCAGGCGCTGGGACATGTTGTTCATGGGCGTCTTGCGCGAAGAATGGCTCGCGGAACAGTAG
- a CDS encoding GNAT family N-acetyltransferase, which yields METKLQTESILLDPALRLRPAQWSDAVAVTGLIRDVLTADGDEVSIMTQEELETEWKSEGFTLETDAWVAITADGRVVGYEEFVSRHAHAYFNADGYVHPDFRGRGIGAAMLRALDERARREMQLADPDARVYIRAGTNAHDQNVRGMFEGEGYQIIRYHWMMEIDLAEAPQVKTFPDGIELMPFDVDAHAYLLFQAQEEAFEDHWGHTPGNFNNWQMRKIRREDFDPSLWHVAWDDDQIAGFSQTRVRNGIGWVGALGVRRPWRKRGLAEALLLHSFNEFYTRGTTRVGLAVDASNPTGATRLYQKVGMKVDVEDIIVEKELRPGREFEMQE from the coding sequence ATGGAAACAAAACTGCAAACTGAATCAATATTGCTCGACCCCGCTCTCCGTCTGCGCCCGGCGCAATGGAGCGATGCCGTCGCGGTGACCGGTCTGATCCGCGATGTGCTGACCGCCGATGGCGACGAAGTTTCGATCATGACGCAAGAAGAACTGGAAACTGAATGGAAATCGGAAGGCTTCACCCTCGAAACCGATGCTTGGGTAGCGATAACCGCCGACGGGCGCGTGGTGGGATACGAAGAATTCGTCAGCCGCCACGCGCATGCCTACTTCAATGCCGATGGATATGTGCATCCCGATTTTCGCGGACGCGGGATCGGCGCGGCGATGTTGCGCGCGCTCGATGAACGCGCCCGCCGTGAAATGCAACTTGCCGACCCCGACGCGCGCGTGTACATCCGCGCGGGAACCAATGCCCATGATCAAAATGTGCGCGGAATGTTCGAAGGCGAGGGCTATCAAATTATCCGTTATCACTGGATGATGGAGATCGATCTCGCCGAAGCGCCGCAGGTCAAGACATTTCCCGATGGAATCGAATTGATGCCATTCGATGTGGACGCGCACGCTTATCTCCTTTTTCAAGCCCAGGAGGAAGCCTTTGAAGATCACTGGGGTCACACGCCGGGCAACTTCAATAACTGGCAGATGCGAAAAATAAGGCGTGAAGATTTTGATCCCTCGCTGTGGCATGTGGCGTGGGATGACGACCAGATCGCGGGCTTCTCGCAAACCCGCGTCCGCAACGGGATTGGCTGGGTGGGAGCGCTTGGCGTTCGGCGTCCATGGCGCAAGCGCGGATTGGCGGAGGCGCTTCTGCTTCACTCGTTCAATGAATTCTACACACGCGGCACGACGCGCGTCGGCTTGGCGGTCGATGCGTCGAATCCCACCGGCGCGACGCGGCTCTATCAAAAGGTCGGCATGAAAGTGGATGTCGAAGATATCATCGTTGAAAAAGAACTGCGCCCCGGACGCGAGTTTGAAATGCAAGAATAG
- a CDS encoding GNAT family N-acetyltransferase, with protein MNAILEKQNILPLPAGYTARGGYIDDYKIAFDLLNLHSMRLNGSVDLNDPELLRLDWQNEGFNPETDMRMIFAEDGTLAGFIECWMTQLPPVHPWIFGIVHPGHWGKGIGSHLNSWAEDHAHIALEKCATELRVAPRTGTEAHNETGVALMEGLGWKHIRSFYRMVTDLDSPPVVPPLPDGIIIRPFDPETEMEEVYRTFVDTFNDHFGFIEQPFEKGFAEYKHNMVEDPGYSPAMWFVAMDGDRMAGICICRREDAEDAESGWVGELGVRRAWRKHGLGYALLKHAFAAFHADGKKRAGLGVDASSLTGALKLYERAGMRVQRQFNQYEKEFRPGKELAVVEVT; from the coding sequence ATGAACGCAATTCTTGAAAAACAAAACATTCTGCCGCTCCCTGCGGGCTACACCGCGCGCGGCGGATATATTGACGATTACAAGATCGCTTTTGATCTGTTGAACCTTCATTCCATGCGCCTGAATGGGAGCGTGGACTTGAACGACCCTGAATTGCTCCGCCTCGATTGGCAAAACGAAGGATTCAATCCCGAGACCGATATGCGTATGATCTTTGCGGAAGATGGGACTCTCGCTGGGTTCATCGAATGTTGGATGACTCAACTTCCGCCCGTTCACCCCTGGATCTTTGGGATCGTGCACCCCGGTCACTGGGGAAAGGGAATCGGGAGTCATCTAAACTCATGGGCTGAGGATCATGCGCACATCGCATTAGAAAAATGCGCGACAGAGTTGCGCGTCGCGCCGCGCACAGGCACAGAGGCGCACAACGAAACCGGTGTTGCGCTCATGGAGGGACTCGGATGGAAACATATCCGCTCGTTCTATCGCATGGTCACAGATTTGGATTCACCGCCTGTTGTGCCGCCATTACCGGATGGGATCATCATCCGCCCGTTCGATCCTGAAACCGAAATGGAGGAAGTCTATCGAACGTTCGTAGATACCTTCAACGACCACTTTGGGTTTATCGAACAACCGTTTGAAAAAGGCTTTGCCGAATATAAACATAACATGGTCGAAGATCCCGGCTACAGCCCGGCGATGTGGTTCGTCGCTATGGACGGAGATCGAATGGCTGGCATCTGCATTTGCCGCCGCGAAGACGCGGAGGATGCCGAATCGGGTTGGGTGGGCGAACTCGGCGTGCGCCGCGCATGGCGCAAGCATGGACTTGGCTACGCCTTACTCAAACATGCCTTCGCCGCGTTCCATGCCGACGGCAAAAAACGCGCAGGTCTCGGCGTGGATGCGAGCAGTCTCACCGGCGCGTTGAAACTGTACGAACGCGCGGGCATGCGAGTCCAGCGTCAGTTCAATCAATACGAAAAAGAATTCCGCCCCGGTAAGGAATTGGCTGTGGTTGAAGTAACATGA
- a CDS encoding phosphatase PAP2 family protein: MSLRTILERDARLSDQMRVAEKPGALRAVAVFFAHSGDSWFWWIAMAILWSLGNSFWKEWAVIQFVGIGGLAALVMGIKFTVRRSRPEGEWGSIYRNTDPHSFPSGHAARSFFIAVVAAWFGPAWLAILLWLWAPLVALARVAMGVHYVSDILAGAVLGAIVALVGLQMYEPFFLSLFRFIGFPLW, encoded by the coding sequence ATGAGCCTCCGAACCATCCTTGAAAGGGATGCCCGTCTTTCCGATCAAATGCGCGTGGCTGAAAAGCCAGGCGCATTGCGCGCTGTAGCAGTCTTCTTCGCGCACTCCGGCGATTCATGGTTTTGGTGGATCGCCATGGCAATCTTATGGTCATTGGGCAATTCGTTTTGGAAAGAATGGGCGGTCATTCAGTTCGTCGGCATCGGGGGGCTGGCGGCGCTGGTGATGGGAATCAAATTCACTGTGCGCAGGAGCCGCCCTGAGGGCGAGTGGGGAAGCATCTATCGAAACACCGATCCGCATTCATTCCCATCCGGGCATGCGGCGCGTTCGTTCTTCATCGCGGTTGTCGCCGCGTGGTTTGGTCCCGCCTGGCTTGCCATACTCTTATGGCTGTGGGCGCCATTGGTCGCGTTGGCTCGCGTGGCAATGGGCGTGCATTATGTTTCGGATATCCTCGCCGGCGCGGTGTTGGGGGCGATCGTCGCCCTGGTCGGCTTGCAAATGTACGAACCGTTCTTCCTGTCCCTCTTCCGCTTCATCGGTTTCCCACTGTGGTAA
- a CDS encoding nucleotidyltransferase family protein gives MDAVVIAGGIPNPEDPLYTYLKGDAKALVDIAGKPMVQWVLDALSESQRVKNVILVGLSPKNELTCKKPLHFLTNQGRMLSNIVAGINKSVELDKKSKYVLIVSSDIPALKAHMVDWLVETAMETQDDLYYGICLKDVMEARFPGSNRTYTKLKNMEVCGADVNVTHVRMATEHLDTWEDLLGARKSPLKQASKLGLGLLLSLFMRQLTIEDAVRRISERIGIKGRAIIWPYAEAAMDVDKPHQLELLRADLAKTQRKAASKARTMAKRTTKKKPAAPKKKTTVSKTARLKPKAKRA, from the coding sequence ATGGATGCAGTCGTGATCGCGGGCGGTATACCCAACCCGGAAGACCCGCTCTACACCTACCTGAAGGGCGATGCCAAAGCGCTTGTGGATATTGCCGGCAAACCCATGGTGCAATGGGTGCTCGACGCGCTCAGCGAATCGCAACGCGTCAAGAACGTCATCCTTGTGGGGCTTTCACCTAAAAACGAGCTGACATGCAAGAAACCGCTGCATTTCCTCACCAACCAGGGACGCATGCTCTCCAACATCGTGGCAGGCATCAACAAATCGGTTGAGTTGGATAAGAAAAGCAAATACGTGCTGATCGTGTCCTCCGACATCCCCGCGCTCAAAGCGCACATGGTGGACTGGCTCGTGGAGACCGCCATGGAAACGCAAGACGATCTGTATTATGGCATTTGCCTGAAAGATGTGATGGAAGCGCGCTTCCCCGGCTCGAACCGCACCTACACCAAACTCAAAAATATGGAAGTATGCGGCGCAGACGTCAACGTGACTCACGTCCGTATGGCGACCGAACATTTGGATACCTGGGAAGACCTGCTCGGCGCGCGGAAAAGCCCGCTCAAACAGGCGAGCAAACTGGGGCTGGGTTTGCTACTCTCCCTCTTCATGCGACAACTCACCATCGAAGACGCCGTTCGACGGATCAGCGAGCGCATCGGCATCAAAGGGCGAGCCATCATCTGGCCCTACGCCGAAGCCGCAATGGATGTGGACAAGCCGCATCAACTCGAACTCCTGCGCGCCGACCTGGCGAAGACCCAACGCAAAGCCGCCTCAAAGGCGCGGACCATGGCGAAGAGAACAACGAAAAAGAAACCCGCCGCGCCCAAGAAGAAGACGACTGTCTCAAAAACCGCGCGGCTCAAGCCCAAAGCCAAGCGCGCATGA
- a CDS encoding GNAT family N-acetyltransferase, with protein sequence MSGIATQLFEGKDIRFGPIDFEKDPEVESKWTHDASFLRLYESEPARPMSAAIVKKRYEKLEKDMEDDKDFYHFMIRAREDDRLIGKAMIHRIEWANGNCTIRLGIGAPDDRRKGFGAQAAQMLLRFAFSELNMFRVTAYIPEYNEGGLALAKKFGFVEEVRRRKSLERDARRWDLLVMGLLKDEWAKQASP encoded by the coding sequence ATGTCTGGCATTGCTACACAACTATTCGAAGGAAAAGATATTCGCTTCGGCCCCATTGACTTTGAGAAAGACCCCGAGGTCGAATCCAAGTGGACGCATGACGCTTCGTTCTTGCGCTTGTACGAGAGCGAGCCGGCGCGTCCCATGTCGGCGGCGATCGTGAAGAAGCGTTACGAAAAGCTCGAGAAGGATATGGAGGACGATAAGGACTTTTATCACTTCATGATCCGCGCGCGGGAGGATGACCGCTTGATCGGCAAAGCGATGATCCACCGTATCGAGTGGGCGAACGGGAACTGCACCATCCGCCTCGGCATTGGCGCGCCCGATGACCGCCGCAAAGGATTCGGCGCACAAGCGGCGCAAATGCTCCTCCGCTTTGCGTTTTCGGAGTTGAACATGTTCCGCGTCACTGCGTACATTCCGGAGTACAACGAGGGGGGACTGGCGCTGGCGAAAAAGTTCGGCTTTGTGGAAGAAGTGCGCCGGAGAAAATCTCTGGAGCGCGATGCCCGCCGTTGGGATTTGTTGGTGATGGGCTTGTTGAAGGATGAATGGGCGAAGCAGGCTTCCCCGTAG
- a CDS encoding HAD family phosphatase: MTIRAVFFDLGGVIVRTEHQAPRQRLAEQFGMDYEDIEKLVFGGGSNSSAARASVGEITEQEHWLNVMKALKLPANEVMRVREEFFGGDIIDRNLLEFMRSLKPKRKVGAISNAWDGLRAYMEREKFADVFDSIVISAEVKVAKPDEKIYRIALDQLQVKPNEAVFVDDMPANIEACERLGMKGIQFTEVESVLKQLKSIL, encoded by the coding sequence ATGACCATCCGCGCTGTATTCTTTGACCTCGGCGGAGTGATCGTCCGCACTGAGCATCAGGCGCCGCGCCAAAGGCTCGCTGAGCAATTTGGCATGGATTACGAAGACATCGAGAAGCTCGTCTTCGGCGGAGGGTCGAACAGTTCGGCGGCGCGCGCCTCGGTGGGGGAGATCACCGAACAGGAACACTGGCTGAATGTGATGAAGGCTCTCAAACTGCCTGCCAACGAGGTTATGCGCGTGCGGGAGGAATTTTTCGGCGGCGACATCATCGACCGAAACTTGCTGGAGTTTATGCGGTCGCTCAAGCCGAAGCGCAAAGTGGGCGCCATCTCGAACGCGTGGGACGGTTTGCGCGCCTATATGGAACGCGAAAAATTCGCCGACGTGTTCGACTCCATCGTCATCTCGGCCGAAGTGAAAGTGGCAAAGCCAGACGAGAAGATCTACCGCATCGCATTGGATCAACTGCAAGTCAAGCCGAACGAAGCGGTGTTCGTGGACGACATGCCCGCAAACATCGAAGCCTGCGAAAGACTCGGCATGAAGGGCATCCAATTCACGGAAGTCGAATCCGTATTGAAGCAACTCAAATCCATTCTCTAG